One part of the Streptomyces sp. NBC_00286 genome encodes these proteins:
- a CDS encoding EamA/RhaT family transporter, translating to MSAENGTPDTTTAGSQGFPGPTADTGPRPEPIRFFGTTWLNHDDGYAARRIAAATGSLAIAAAACLILRFAYEGLRIAETGGFVTLLMIVMFTICSALAFRHTWGSYTRRPDPERQASLRGLLAIGFIGSLLAYFFRSLIEAPGEKLHREEYETARKQHEKRVTRRTGNPSKKRRRS from the coding sequence GTGAGCGCAGAGAACGGCACCCCGGACACCACCACCGCGGGCTCCCAGGGTTTCCCGGGGCCCACGGCTGACACCGGCCCCCGCCCCGAACCCATCCGCTTCTTCGGCACGACCTGGCTGAACCACGACGACGGCTACGCCGCCCGCCGCATCGCCGCAGCCACCGGCTCGCTGGCCATCGCTGCCGCTGCCTGCCTGATCCTTCGCTTCGCCTACGAAGGTCTGCGGATCGCCGAGACCGGCGGCTTCGTCACGCTCCTCATGATCGTGATGTTCACGATCTGCAGCGCGCTGGCCTTCCGCCACACCTGGGGCAGCTACACCCGCCGCCCCGACCCCGAACGCCAGGCCTCCCTACGCGGCCTCCTGGCCATCGGCTTCATCGGCTCCCTCCTCGCCTACTTCTTCCGCTCCCTCATAGAGGCCCCCGGCGAAAAACTCCACCGCGAGGAATACGAGACGGCCCGCAAGCAACACGAGAAACGCGTCACCCGCCGCACGGGCAACCCATCGAAGAAGCGCCGCCGTTCTTAG
- a CDS encoding serine/threonine-protein kinase, whose amino-acid sequence MAPQRDAEAGAEAELPEYAGHYRLESCLGSGGMGVVHLARSTSGMRVAVKVVHAQYAKDREFRGRFRQEVAAARKVSGAFTAPVVDADPEAERPWMATLFIPGPTLADQVKRNGSMPPAQLRRLMAGLAEALRDIHRVGVVHRDLKPSNVLLAEDGPKVIDFGISRPKDSELRTETGKLIGTPPFMAPEQFRRPREVGPAADVFALGSVMVHAATGRGPFDSDSPYIVAYQVVHDEPDLTDVPEGLAPLVLRCLAKEPEDRPTPDELMRELRSVAASYDTQAFIPGQRTGWDAPAPRPKPRTERTEEPVGTEKEEQAQEFAAGAEREAAEREAAAEREAAEAAAQEAGPQSRKRLVRRVALGAGALGLASLGVLASVTLLDDGRTATAPKGNAARSAPARFNPWEVKATSGDGGQGAPQCSYGAGKLLCAQTGLVFALDPSDGRRLWRHSVTDETSSGPPLLSAGLVQASLDDQGRRTAALAPASGKARWQRNLPTHNGIASAGGLLLLTGADGTVTGVDGASGDTKWSRPIPGHATPYFTTFAGDPLAYAVSTSDDGTSTHITAVDPRTGAVRWDVRLQGQLELLGTAKGHAFFTSADALYGETKAVVRYTPASGKTRRVTLPVTLSEAHGTVRGNVVHLSGTGGTLVAVDMDARRQLWRLETGTSRTSGPVADDRHVYVSAPDGRLLAADARTGKLLGQTPPRLGKHSDRVAGSLPEPVLAGGRVYASAPDGTVFAVDGRDPAAWSH is encoded by the coding sequence ATGGCGCCACAGCGGGACGCGGAAGCGGGCGCGGAAGCGGAACTTCCCGAGTACGCCGGTCACTACCGCCTCGAGTCCTGCCTGGGTTCGGGTGGCATGGGCGTCGTACATCTGGCCCGGAGCACGTCCGGGATGCGGGTCGCCGTGAAGGTGGTGCATGCCCAGTACGCCAAGGACCGCGAGTTCCGGGGGCGTTTCCGGCAGGAGGTGGCCGCGGCGCGCAAGGTCAGCGGTGCCTTCACCGCACCGGTCGTCGACGCCGATCCGGAGGCCGAACGGCCCTGGATGGCCACGCTGTTCATCCCGGGTCCAACCCTCGCCGACCAGGTGAAGCGGAACGGGTCCATGCCTCCGGCGCAGTTGCGCCGTCTGATGGCCGGGCTTGCGGAGGCGCTGCGTGATATTCACCGCGTCGGCGTGGTGCACCGGGATCTGAAGCCGAGCAATGTGCTGCTCGCCGAGGACGGGCCGAAAGTCATCGACTTCGGTATCTCCCGGCCGAAGGACAGCGAACTGCGCACCGAGACCGGCAAGTTGATCGGTACGCCGCCCTTCATGGCGCCGGAGCAGTTCCGGCGGCCTCGCGAGGTCGGGCCCGCCGCCGACGTTTTCGCGCTCGGGTCGGTGATGGTGCACGCGGCGACCGGGCGCGGACCGTTCGACTCCGACAGCCCGTACATCGTCGCCTACCAGGTCGTGCACGACGAGCCTGACCTGACCGACGTACCGGAAGGGCTCGCGCCGCTCGTACTGCGCTGTCTGGCGAAGGAGCCCGAGGACCGGCCCACGCCCGACGAGTTGATGCGGGAGCTGCGGTCGGTGGCGGCCTCGTACGACACGCAGGCGTTCATACCGGGGCAGCGGACGGGGTGGGACGCGCCGGCGCCGAGACCTAAGCCTCGTACGGAACGTACGGAAGAGCCCGTAGGAACCGAAAAGGAGGAACAGGCCCAGGAGTTCGCTGCGGGAGCCGAACGAGAAGCAGCCGAGCGTGAGGCGGCAGCGGAACGAGAGGCAGCAGAAGCAGCAGCCCAAGAAGCCGGGCCGCAGTCCAGAAAGCGCCTCGTCAGACGGGTCGCCCTCGGAGCCGGAGCGCTCGGGCTTGCCTCGCTCGGCGTGCTGGCCTCCGTAACGCTGCTCGATGACGGACGTACGGCAACGGCGCCGAAGGGCAACGCGGCACGGAGCGCGCCGGCCCGGTTCAACCCGTGGGAAGTGAAGGCAACGTCCGGGGACGGCGGCCAAGGTGCGCCCCAATGCTCGTACGGAGCAGGGAAGTTGCTGTGTGCGCAGACCGGGCTGGTCTTCGCCCTCGATCCTTCCGACGGCCGTCGGTTGTGGCGGCACTCCGTCACCGACGAGACCTCGAGCGGGCCGCCGCTCCTGTCGGCCGGGCTCGTGCAGGCCTCACTGGACGACCAGGGGCGCCGTACGGCGGCGCTCGCCCCCGCCTCGGGCAAGGCCCGCTGGCAGCGGAACCTGCCCACGCACAACGGCATCGCGAGCGCCGGGGGCCTGCTGCTGCTCACGGGCGCCGACGGGACGGTCACCGGGGTGGACGGCGCCTCGGGCGACACCAAGTGGAGCCGTCCGATTCCGGGGCACGCCACGCCGTACTTCACCACGTTCGCCGGGGACCCCCTCGCGTACGCGGTGAGCACGTCCGACGACGGGACGAGCACCCACATCACGGCGGTGGATCCGCGGACCGGCGCAGTGCGGTGGGACGTGCGGCTGCAGGGGCAGTTGGAACTCCTCGGCACGGCGAAGGGGCACGCCTTCTTCACCTCGGCAGATGCGCTGTACGGCGAGACGAAGGCCGTCGTCCGTTACACCCCGGCCAGCGGAAAGACGCGGCGAGTAACCCTGCCCGTCACGCTCTCGGAGGCCCACGGCACTGTGCGCGGAAATGTCGTCCACCTCAGCGGCACCGGCGGAACGCTGGTCGCCGTCGACATGGACGCGCGTCGGCAGCTGTGGCGGCTGGAGACGGGTACCTCCCGGACCTCGGGTCCCGTGGCCGACGACCGGCATGTGTACGTCAGCGCCCCGGACGGGCGGCTCCTCGCCGCCGACGCCCGCACCGGCAAGCTCCTCGGCCAGACGCCCCCACGGCTCGGAAAGCACTCCGACCGGGTCGCGGGGTCCCTTCCGGAGCCGGTGCTCGCAGGCGGTCGCGTGTATGCCAGCGCGCCCGACGGCACCGTGTTCGCCGTCGACGGACGCGACCCGGCGGCCTGGTCGCACTAG
- a CDS encoding TetR/AcrR family transcriptional regulator, whose protein sequence is MTDTAPRRRGRPSRTQSADAPATRDRILAAAREEFSERGYDKTSVRGIAKAAGVDSALVHHYFGTKEQVFEAAVEVAFAPALKVRDTVLEGPLDEVGERMTRVIFGLWENPVTRTPLLAIVRSAVNNETAAAVFRRLVAAQLMRRIAGRLDVPDAELRTELAAAQLVGVAMMRYVIKIEPVASADPEQVIARIAPVVQGHLTGP, encoded by the coding sequence ATGACCGACACGGCCCCCCGACGTCGCGGACGGCCCTCCCGTACGCAGTCGGCGGACGCCCCCGCGACACGTGACCGCATCCTGGCGGCGGCCCGCGAGGAGTTCTCGGAGCGCGGCTACGACAAGACGTCCGTACGCGGCATCGCCAAGGCGGCCGGGGTCGACTCGGCGCTCGTGCATCACTACTTCGGCACCAAGGAGCAGGTTTTCGAGGCGGCCGTCGAGGTCGCCTTCGCACCCGCCCTGAAAGTGCGGGACACGGTCCTCGAAGGCCCCCTCGACGAGGTCGGCGAGCGGATGACGCGCGTCATCTTCGGCCTCTGGGAGAACCCGGTGACGCGGACGCCCCTCCTCGCGATCGTCCGGTCGGCGGTGAACAACGAGACCGCGGCCGCCGTCTTCCGCCGCCTCGTCGCCGCGCAACTGATGCGCCGCATCGCCGGCCGACTCGACGTACCGGATGCGGAACTGCGCACCGAACTTGCGGCCGCCCAGCTCGTGGGCGTCGCGATGATGCGGTACGTGATCAAGATCGAGCCGGTGGCGTCGGCGGACCCGGAGCAGGTCATCGCGCGGATCGCGCCGGTGGTTCAGGGGCATCTGACGGGTCCCTGA
- a CDS encoding BACON domain-containing protein, with protein sequence MSRSPETTTHTTGALPAHGAAPDPAALGRAAVRTSAQCPPARYEPYLDGLFTYCLSVLCDHDAAVAALGDALALAERRGPRGVRAPDERRAWLYALARWACLRKLAETTDKDTDRQGNRWSGRQAKQGPGAAGPVGQKRRGTRAWDAESDVEDPEEDRRRRELALLAWPEAAGTTPEQREALELAVRHQLAAGEVAAVLGMELLAARELLGAAACEIERTRAALAVVETGACPGVARLTGDRLVLSTPLRRELVRHVDDCPRCRRTAERAIPGSWPGTSVTPAALPVLEAPRAALSRAMARAPRARSATPRFDRRGFPMDPKVHAARRSRLRARAVTTTVVVTVVAAPVLAVWAAYRGAPLTGEGSPGRPITASEAHGPAALGGEQADDAADADDYKNADRADAKPEPQLSKGIGKGAGEGKRSSDVSVRVTGGASGDRKNGLSVEADSSGDMTLITLRASGGSPVHWSAHTGASWLYFSQSSGTLSPGESLTIKVYVDQLREPNGPWSARVSIAPAGAAVSINGYGTAGPSHPGPGPAPDATPSAPAPSAPDPTPSDPNPSSPEPTPSDTTPSEPDPTPTPETKASPPPPSDDSSPSPQDTEGN encoded by the coding sequence ATGAGCCGCAGTCCGGAAACCACCACGCACACCACCGGCGCACTCCCGGCGCACGGTGCCGCACCCGACCCTGCCGCACTCGGCCGGGCAGCGGTCCGTACGTCGGCGCAGTGCCCGCCCGCGCGCTACGAGCCGTATCTGGACGGCCTGTTCACGTACTGCCTGTCCGTGCTTTGCGACCACGACGCGGCGGTCGCCGCCCTCGGTGACGCCCTCGCGCTCGCCGAGCGCCGCGGCCCGCGCGGCGTGCGGGCCCCCGACGAGCGCAGGGCCTGGCTGTACGCCCTCGCCCGCTGGGCGTGCCTGCGCAAGCTGGCCGAGACCACGGACAAGGACACCGACCGGCAGGGCAATCGGTGGTCCGGCAGGCAGGCCAAACAGGGCCCGGGGGCCGCCGGGCCCGTCGGGCAGAAACGTCGCGGCACGCGCGCGTGGGACGCCGAATCGGACGTAGAAGACCCCGAAGAGGACCGTCGCCGTCGTGAACTCGCCCTGCTCGCCTGGCCGGAGGCCGCCGGGACCACGCCCGAGCAGCGCGAAGCGCTCGAACTCGCAGTACGGCACCAGCTCGCTGCCGGGGAAGTGGCCGCCGTCCTCGGTATGGAACTGCTCGCCGCCCGCGAACTCCTCGGCGCCGCCGCCTGCGAGATCGAGCGCACCCGCGCGGCCCTCGCCGTCGTCGAGACCGGCGCCTGCCCGGGCGTCGCCCGGCTCACCGGAGACCGGCTGGTCCTCAGCACGCCCCTGCGCCGCGAACTGGTCCGGCACGTCGACGACTGCCCGCGCTGCCGCCGTACCGCCGAGCGCGCGATCCCCGGCTCCTGGCCCGGCACGAGCGTCACGCCCGCCGCGCTCCCCGTACTCGAAGCCCCGCGCGCGGCCCTCTCCAGGGCGATGGCGCGTGCCCCACGCGCGCGGAGTGCCACTCCGCGCTTCGACCGGCGCGGTTTCCCGATGGACCCCAAGGTCCACGCGGCCCGCCGTAGCCGCCTTCGCGCGCGTGCCGTCACGACGACGGTCGTCGTCACCGTGGTGGCGGCTCCCGTACTCGCAGTGTGGGCGGCCTACCGAGGAGCCCCCCTCACCGGCGAGGGCTCGCCGGGCCGCCCGATCACCGCGAGCGAGGCGCACGGCCCTGCCGCACTCGGCGGCGAGCAGGCGGACGACGCAGCCGACGCGGACGACTACAAGAACGCGGATCGCGCCGACGCGAAGCCGGAACCGCAGCTCAGCAAGGGAATCGGCAAAGGCGCCGGGGAGGGAAAACGTTCGTCCGACGTCTCCGTACGCGTCACCGGCGGGGCCTCCGGCGACCGGAAAAACGGCCTCTCCGTAGAAGCCGATTCCAGCGGCGACATGACGTTGATCACCCTGAGGGCATCCGGTGGTTCCCCGGTCCACTGGTCCGCGCACACTGGCGCCTCCTGGCTCTACTTCAGCCAGTCGTCGGGAACGCTGTCGCCAGGCGAGTCGTTGACGATCAAGGTGTATGTCGACCAACTCCGCGAGCCGAACGGCCCCTGGAGCGCGCGGGTGTCGATCGCACCCGCGGGCGCGGCGGTCTCGATCAACGGCTATGGCACGGCAGGCCCGTCACACCCGGGCCCGGGCCCTGCCCCGGACGCGACCCCCAGCGCTCCCGCACCGTCCGCCCCGGACCCCACACCCAGCGACCCGAACCCCTCGTCCCCCGAACCCACGCCCAGCGACACGACCCCGTCCGAGCCGGACCCGACCCCCACTCCCGAGACCAAGGCCTCGCCCCCGCCGCCGAGTGACGACAGCAGCCCGAGCCCTCAAGACACGGAAGGAAACTGA
- a CDS encoding SH3 domain-containing protein: MSVDRAEEVAGRDETDDVTTTAVRYYSVAPGYRVNVRSGPGTSYRIVRVLPEGARVPIHCQTPGTRVTGPYGTSNIWDNIANGEYISDAYVNTGSDGYVAPRCS; the protein is encoded by the coding sequence ATGTCAGTTGACCGTGCAGAAGAGGTGGCGGGCAGAGACGAGACGGACGACGTCACCACCACGGCCGTGCGCTATTACTCGGTCGCGCCCGGCTACCGGGTCAACGTCCGCAGCGGCCCCGGCACCAGCTACCGCATCGTCCGGGTCCTGCCGGAGGGCGCGCGCGTGCCCATCCACTGCCAGACGCCGGGCACACGGGTCACGGGCCCGTACGGCACGTCGAACATCTGGGACAACATCGCGAACGGCGAATACATCTCGGATGCGTACGTGAACACCGGCAGCGACGGCTACGTAGCGCCGCGCTGCTCCTGA
- a CDS encoding Ppx/GppA phosphatase family protein, whose protein sequence is MRLGVLDVGSNTVHLLVVDAHPGARPLPAHSHKAELRLAQLLDESGSIGPEGVDKLISVVREALDAAEDKGVEDLLTFATSAVREATNADDVLDRVRTETGVELQVLTGAEEARLTFLAARRWFGWSAGKLLVIDIGGGSLEIAYGIDEEPDAAVSLPLGAGRLTAAWLPGDPPDPADVKALRRHVRAQIARTVGEFSRFGSPDHVVATSKTFRQLARIAGAARSAEGLYVQRELKRRSLEDWVPQLATMTTEQRAELPGVSEGRAGQLLAGALVAEGAMDLFGVETLEICPWALREGVILRRLDQMATT, encoded by the coding sequence ATGAGACTCGGTGTCCTCGACGTGGGTTCGAACACGGTGCACCTCCTGGTGGTGGATGCACACCCTGGCGCGCGCCCGTTGCCCGCGCATTCACACAAGGCGGAGCTGCGGCTCGCTCAACTGCTCGACGAGAGCGGGTCGATCGGCCCCGAGGGCGTCGACAAACTGATCTCCGTCGTCCGGGAGGCGCTCGACGCGGCCGAGGACAAGGGCGTCGAGGACCTCCTGACGTTCGCGACCTCCGCCGTACGCGAGGCGACCAACGCCGACGACGTACTGGACCGGGTGCGCACCGAAACGGGCGTGGAACTCCAGGTCCTCACCGGCGCGGAGGAGGCCCGGCTCACCTTCCTCGCCGCCCGCCGCTGGTTCGGCTGGTCGGCCGGAAAGCTGCTGGTCATCGACATCGGCGGCGGCTCCCTGGAGATCGCGTACGGCATCGACGAGGAACCCGACGCGGCCGTTTCGCTCCCGCTCGGCGCGGGTCGGCTGACGGCCGCCTGGCTGCCCGGCGACCCACCGGACCCCGCGGACGTCAAGGCGCTGCGTCGCCATGTACGCGCCCAGATCGCCCGTACGGTCGGAGAGTTCAGCCGCTTCGGCTCCCCCGACCACGTGGTGGCCACCTCCAAGACCTTCCGCCAGCTCGCCCGCATAGCAGGAGCCGCCCGCTCAGCAGAGGGCCTCTACGTACAACGCGAACTAAAACGCCGCTCCCTGGAGGACTGGGTCCCCCAACTGGCCACGATGACGACAGAGCAGCGAGCAGAACTCCCCGGTGTCTCAGAGGGCAGAGCAGGCCAACTCCTGGCAGGCGCGTTGGTGGCTGAGGGCGCGATGGACTTGTTCGGAGTGGAGACGCTGGAGATCTGCCCCTGGGCTCTCAGGGAGGGCGTAATCCTCCGGCGCCTGGATCAGATGGCGACGACGTAA
- the ilvD gene encoding dihydroxy-acid dehydratase, with protein MPDLRSRTVTHGRNMAGARALMRASGVPGADIGRKPIIAVANSFTEFVPGHTHLAPVGRIVSEAVTAAGGIPREFNTIAVDDGIAMGHGGMLYSLPSRDLIADSVEYMVEAHCADALICISNCDKITPGMLMAALRLNIPTVFVSGGPMEAGRATLVDGTVRTLDLIDAISDAVNDKVSDEDILRIEENACPTCGSCSGMFTANSMNCLTEAIGLSLPGNGSVLATHTARKELYERAGATVVELTKRYYDEDDASVLPRAIATHAAFENAMALDIAMGGSTNTILHLLAAAQEAGAGYDLNDIDAVSRRVPCLAKVAPNVAATRTYYMEDVHRAGGIPAILGELYRGGLLNEDVHTVHSPSIKEWLDAWDIRSGSASEEAMELWHAAPGCKRSAEAFSQSERWEELDTDAANGCIRDVAHAYSKDGGLAVLKGNLAVDGCVVKTAGVDPSIWTFEGPAVVCESQEEAVEKILAKQITEGDVIVIRYEGPKGGPGMQEMLYPTSYLKGRGLGKACALVTDGRFSGGTSGLSIGHASPEAASGGTIALVQDGDRIRIDIPNRSIDLLVSEEELATRRTALNGTYAPKNRDRKVSAALRAYAAMATSADKGAVRDVSMLG; from the coding sequence ATGCCCGATCTGAGGTCCCGCACTGTCACCCACGGCCGCAACATGGCGGGCGCCCGCGCCCTAATGCGCGCCTCCGGTGTACCGGGCGCGGACATCGGCCGGAAGCCGATCATCGCGGTCGCCAACTCCTTCACCGAGTTCGTGCCCGGCCACACCCACCTGGCGCCGGTCGGCCGGATCGTCAGCGAGGCGGTCACGGCGGCGGGCGGCATCCCGCGCGAGTTCAACACGATCGCCGTCGACGACGGCATCGCGATGGGCCACGGAGGCATGCTGTACAGCCTCCCCTCCCGCGACCTGATCGCGGACAGCGTCGAGTACATGGTGGAAGCCCACTGCGCCGACGCCCTGATCTGCATCTCCAACTGCGACAAGATCACCCCGGGCATGCTCATGGCGGCCCTGCGCCTGAACATCCCGACGGTCTTCGTCTCCGGCGGTCCCATGGAGGCCGGCCGCGCGACGCTGGTCGACGGCACGGTCCGTACGCTCGACCTCATCGACGCGATCTCCGACGCGGTCAACGACAAGGTCTCGGACGAGGACATCCTCCGTATCGAGGAGAACGCCTGTCCCACCTGCGGTTCCTGTTCCGGCATGTTCACCGCCAACTCCATGAACTGCCTGACCGAGGCCATCGGCCTTTCCCTCCCCGGCAACGGCTCGGTCCTCGCCACGCACACGGCCCGCAAGGAGCTGTACGAGCGGGCCGGCGCCACCGTCGTCGAGCTGACCAAGCGCTACTACGACGAGGACGACGCCTCCGTCCTCCCGCGCGCCATCGCCACGCACGCGGCCTTCGAGAACGCCATGGCCCTCGACATCGCCATGGGCGGCTCCACCAACACGATCCTGCACCTGCTGGCCGCCGCCCAGGAGGCCGGAGCCGGCTACGACCTGAACGACATCGACGCCGTCTCCCGCCGCGTCCCGTGCCTGGCGAAGGTCGCGCCCAACGTCGCGGCGACGCGGACGTACTACATGGAGGACGTGCACCGCGCCGGCGGCATCCCCGCGATCCTCGGCGAGCTCTACCGCGGCGGCCTGCTGAACGAGGACGTCCACACCGTCCACAGCCCTTCCATCAAGGAGTGGCTGGACGCCTGGGACATCCGCAGCGGCTCGGCTTCGGAGGAGGCCATGGAGCTGTGGCACGCGGCCCCCGGCTGCAAGCGTTCCGCCGAGGCCTTCTCCCAGTCCGAGCGCTGGGAGGAACTCGACACGGACGCGGCGAACGGCTGCATCCGCGACGTCGCCCACGCGTACTCGAAGGACGGCGGCCTGGCCGTCCTCAAGGGCAACCTCGCCGTGGACGGCTGCGTCGTGAAGACGGCCGGCGTCGACCCGTCGATCTGGACCTTCGAGGGCCCTGCGGTGGTCTGCGAGTCGCAGGAGGAGGCCGTCGAGAAGATCCTCGCCAAGCAGATCACCGAGGGTGACGTCATCGTCATCCGCTACGAGGGCCCCAAGGGCGGCCCCGGCATGCAGGAGATGCTCTACCCGACCTCGTATCTGAAGGGCCGCGGCCTCGGCAAGGCCTGCGCCCTGGTGACGGACGGCCGCTTCTCCGGCGGCACCTCGGGCCTGTCGATCGGCCACGCCTCCCCGGAGGCGGCGTCCGGCGGCACCATCGCCCTGGTCCAGGACGGCGACCGCATCCGCATCGACATCCCGAACCGCTCGATCGACCTGCTGGTCTCCGAAGAGGAACTGGCCACCCGCCGCACGGCCCTGAACGGCACGTACGCCCCGAAGAACCGCGACCGAAAGGTCTCGGCGGCCCTGAGGGCGTACGCGGCGATGGCGACGAGCGCGGACAAGGGGGCCGTGCGGGATGTGTCGATGCTGGGCTGA
- a CDS encoding sugar phosphate isomerase/epimerase family protein, producing the protein MAEPVVRIPDAKVALSTASVYPESTATAFEIAARLGYDGVEVMVWTDPVSQDIEALRRLSDYHQIPVLAVHAPCLLITQRVWSTDPWVKLQRARSAAEKLGASTVVVHPPFRWQRQYARDFVTGIWRMANETDVRFAVENMYPWRYRDREMLAYAPDWDVTKDDYRHFTIDLSHASTARADAMQLLDRMGDRLGHVHLADGRGSAKDEHLVPGRGNQPCAELLERLALSGFDGHVVIEVNTRRAMSSAEREADLAEALAFTRLHLASALRVAGS; encoded by the coding sequence GTGGCAGAACCAGTGGTCCGCATCCCGGATGCGAAGGTCGCGCTGTCGACGGCCTCTGTCTATCCGGAGTCAACGGCGACGGCCTTCGAGATCGCCGCGCGCCTCGGGTACGACGGGGTCGAGGTCATGGTGTGGACCGACCCGGTCAGCCAGGACATCGAGGCGCTGCGCAGGCTCAGCGACTACCACCAGATTCCGGTCCTGGCTGTCCACGCCCCCTGCCTGCTCATCACCCAGCGCGTCTGGTCCACCGACCCCTGGGTCAAGCTCCAGCGCGCCCGGTCCGCCGCCGAGAAGCTCGGCGCTTCGACGGTCGTCGTGCATCCGCCGTTCCGCTGGCAGCGTCAGTACGCCCGCGACTTCGTCACGGGGATCTGGCGGATGGCCAACGAGACGGACGTACGGTTCGCCGTCGAAAACATGTACCCCTGGCGTTACCGCGACCGCGAGATGCTCGCGTACGCCCCCGACTGGGACGTGACGAAGGACGACTACCGCCACTTCACGATCGACCTGAGCCATGCCTCCACGGCCCGCGCCGACGCCATGCAGTTGCTCGACCGCATGGGCGACCGCCTCGGCCACGTCCACCTCGCCGACGGCCGGGGTTCGGCGAAGGACGAGCACCTCGTCCCGGGACGCGGCAACCAGCCCTGCGCCGAGCTCCTCGAGCGGCTCGCGCTGAGTGGCTTCGACGGCCATGTCGTCATCGAGGTCAACACCCGCCGGGCCATGTCCAGCGCCGAACGCGAGGCCGACCTCGCCGAGGCCCTCGCCTTCACCCGGCTCCACCTCGCCTCGGCGCTGCGGGTCGCCGGCTCATGA
- the radA gene encoding DNA repair protein RadA, translating to MAARTKTAKDRPSYRCTECGWQTAKWLGRCPECQAWGTVEEYGAPAVRTTTPGRVTTSAVPIGQVDGRTATARPTGVPELDRVLGGGLVPGAVVLVAGEPGVGKSTLLLDVAAKSASDEHRTLYITGEESASQVRLRADRIKAIDDHLYLAAETDLAAVLGHLDAVKPSLLILDSVQTVASPEIDGAPGGMAQVREVAGALIRASKERGMSTLLVGHVTKDGAIAGPRLLEHLVDVVLHFEGDRHARLRLVRGVKNRYGTTDEVGCFELHDEGITGLADPSGLFLTRRAEPVPGTCLTVTLEGRRPLVAEVQALTVDSQIPSPRRTTSGLETSRVSMMLAVLEQRGRISALGKRDIYSATVGGVKLSEPAADLAIALALASAASDTPLPKNLVAIGEVGLAGEVRRVTGVQRRLAEAHRLGFTHALVPGDPGKIPAGMKVLEVADMGDALRVLPRSRRREAPRDEEERR from the coding sequence ATGGCTGCCCGTACGAAGACCGCGAAGGACCGGCCGTCCTACCGCTGCACCGAATGCGGCTGGCAGACGGCCAAGTGGCTCGGCCGCTGCCCCGAGTGCCAGGCCTGGGGGACGGTCGAGGAGTACGGCGCGCCCGCGGTCCGTACGACGACCCCCGGCCGGGTCACGACGTCCGCGGTGCCCATCGGCCAGGTCGACGGCCGCACGGCGACCGCCCGCCCGACCGGCGTACCGGAGCTGGACCGGGTCCTCGGCGGCGGACTGGTGCCGGGCGCGGTCGTGCTCGTCGCGGGCGAGCCGGGCGTCGGCAAGTCCACGCTGCTGCTGGACGTGGCGGCCAAGTCGGCAAGTGACGAACATCGCACGCTCTACATCACCGGTGAGGAGTCCGCGAGCCAGGTCCGCCTCCGTGCCGACCGCATCAAGGCGATCGACGACCACCTGTATCTCGCCGCGGAGACCGATCTGGCCGCCGTCCTCGGCCACTTGGACGCGGTGAAGCCGTCCCTCCTGATCCTCGACTCCGTACAGACCGTGGCCTCTCCGGAGATCGACGGCGCCCCCGGCGGCATGGCACAGGTCCGCGAGGTGGCCGGAGCCCTGATCCGCGCCTCCAAGGAGCGCGGCATGTCCACACTCCTTGTGGGCCATGTCACCAAGGACGGCGCCATCGCGGGCCCCCGCCTCCTGGAGCACCTCGTGGACGTCGTGCTGCACTTCGAGGGCGACCGGCACGCGCGCCTCAGGCTCGTACGAGGCGTCAAGAACCGGTACGGCACGACGGACGAGGTCGGCTGCTTCGAGCTGCACGACGAGGGCATCACCGGACTCGCCGACCCCAGCGGCCTGTTCCTCACCCGCCGCGCCGAGCCCGTCCCCGGCACCTGCCTGACCGTCACCCTCGAAGGCCGCCGCCCCCTGGTCGCCGAGGTCCAGGCGCTCACGGTCGACTCGCAGATCCCCTCCCCCAGGCGTACGACCTCGGGCCTGGAGACCTCTCGCGTCTCGATGATGCTCGCCGTCCTGGAGCAGCGCGGCCGGATCAGCGCCCTGGGAAAGCGGGACATCTACTCCGCGACGGTCGGCGGCGTGAAGCTCTCCGAGCCGGCCGCGGACCTGGCGATCGCCCTCGCCCTGGCCTCCGCCGCGAGTGACACTCCGCTCCCCAAGAACCTCGTCGCGATCGGCGAAGTCGGCCTCGCAGGCGAGGTCAGACGGGTCACGGGCGTCCAGCGCAGACTCGCCGAAGCGCACCGTCTGGGCTTCACGCACGCGCTCGTACCAGGCGATCCCGGCAAGATCCCTGCCGGGATGAAGGTCCTGGAAGTGGCCGACATGGGGGACGCGCTGCGGGTGCTCCCGAGGTCGCGTCGGCGAGAGGCCCCACGGGACGAGGAGGAGCGCCGGTAG